One region of Betaproteobacteria bacterium genomic DNA includes:
- a CDS encoding M23 family metallopeptidase, protein MPRHLMAAALVFLALVFSTSALFSWLSVHLRLPLVEDLMVSLQQQEATKAQNHLNNNLQLMATRLGELQGRVMQLDTLGERVSGLVGVKRERVSERGAPGQGGPYLAAPMSTDELQREIDRLSAQVEQRSDDFAFMEFRLLESRAKERLMPTTLPVKNAVVGSAFGYRADPIAGLRSMHEGLDFAAETGTPVVVAADGVVLSASHHPDYGNVVDVDHGGGLTSRYAHMSRIDVTPGALVKRGETIGAVGSTGRSTGPHLHFEVRMLGVAQNPAHFLKRGDEYASVKLR, encoded by the coding sequence ATGCCTCGTCATCTGATGGCTGCGGCTCTCGTCTTTCTGGCACTGGTGTTTTCAACCTCGGCGCTGTTCTCATGGTTGTCGGTTCATCTTCGTCTGCCGCTGGTCGAGGATCTGATGGTTTCCCTGCAGCAACAGGAGGCCACAAAGGCGCAGAATCATCTGAACAACAACTTGCAATTGATGGCCACGAGGCTCGGCGAGTTGCAGGGGCGCGTCATGCAGCTGGATACCCTGGGTGAGCGCGTATCCGGTCTAGTCGGCGTCAAGCGTGAACGGGTCTCCGAGCGTGGTGCGCCGGGGCAGGGGGGGCCGTACTTGGCGGCGCCCATGTCGACCGATGAACTGCAGCGTGAAATTGATCGTCTTTCCGCTCAGGTTGAGCAGAGAAGCGACGATTTCGCTTTCATGGAGTTCAGGTTGCTTGAAAGTCGAGCCAAGGAGCGCCTGATGCCAACTACCTTGCCGGTCAAGAATGCTGTGGTGGGCTCTGCCTTCGGTTATCGTGCCGACCCGATTGCCGGGTTGCGCTCCATGCACGAAGGGCTAGATTTTGCTGCCGAGACCGGTACGCCAGTAGTGGTGGCGGCGGACGGTGTCGTGCTTTCAGCGAGTCACCATCCTGACTATGGCAATGTTGTGGACGTTGATCATGGCGGCGGATTGACCTCGCGCTATGCGCACATGTCGCGAATTGACGTGACGCCAGGCGCGCTGGTCAAGCGCGGTGAAACAATTGGCGCGGTGGGCAGCACCGGCAGGTCTACCGGGCCTCATCTGCATTTTGAGGTGCGGATGCTGGGTGTCGCACAAAATCCGGCGCACTTTCTGAAGCGCGGCGATGAATATGCCTCGGTAAAGCTTCGCTGA
- the ftsZ gene encoding cell division protein FtsZ, whose amino-acid sequence MFEIIEKDEEAGTIIKVFGVGGAGGNAIEHMIHEGVSGVEFIAANTDAQALSRNAASSKLSLGKTGLGAGAKPEKGQEAAQAHRDEIRASLEGAHMAFITAGMGGGTGTGAAPVVAEIAREMGILTVGVVTKPFSFEGGKRMKSAEAGIAEFAKHVDSLIVILNDKLMEVMGEDADVDDCFKAADDVLKNAVGGIAEIITYPGLVNVDFEDVRTVMGEMGRAMMGSAAAAGVDRARIAAEQAVASPLLEGINLSGARGVLVNITAAKGGLKMKEVNEVMNTVKAFAADDAHIIFGAVYDELMGDALRVTVVATGLGQVAAARNRQAEVFTQPVLVQAQATGTHDAVAFGGAPDYSHLDVPAVVRKRNVTVEALANSGVDRYDIPAFLRKQAD is encoded by the coding sequence ATGTTTGAGATCATCGAGAAAGACGAAGAAGCAGGTACGATCATCAAAGTGTTCGGTGTTGGCGGTGCCGGTGGCAACGCCATTGAACACATGATTCACGAAGGCGTCAGCGGTGTTGAGTTCATAGCTGCCAATACTGACGCACAGGCGCTTAGCCGCAATGCTGCATCGAGCAAGCTGTCGCTCGGCAAGACCGGTCTGGGCGCTGGCGCCAAGCCGGAAAAGGGTCAGGAAGCTGCTCAGGCCCATCGCGACGAAATCCGTGCCAGTCTGGAAGGTGCCCATATGGCCTTCATTACTGCCGGCATGGGTGGTGGCACGGGTACCGGCGCGGCCCCGGTGGTCGCCGAAATCGCCCGCGAAATGGGCATTCTCACGGTTGGTGTCGTGACCAAGCCATTCAGCTTCGAAGGTGGCAAGCGGATGAAGTCGGCTGAAGCCGGTATCGCCGAGTTCGCCAAGCATGTCGACTCGCTGATTGTCATCCTCAATGACAAGTTGATGGAAGTCATGGGTGAAGATGCCGATGTCGACGACTGTTTCAAGGCCGCTGACGACGTGCTGAAGAACGCCGTCGGTGGTATCGCCGAAATCATTACCTATCCAGGCCTGGTTAACGTCGACTTTGAAGACGTCCGCACGGTCATGGGTGAAATGGGTCGTGCCATGATGGGCTCTGCCGCTGCTGCTGGCGTTGATCGTGCGCGTATCGCTGCCGAGCAGGCTGTTGCTTCGCCGCTGCTTGAGGGAATCAACCTGTCCGGCGCTCGTGGCGTGCTGGTTAACATCACGGCAGCCAAGGGTGGCCTGAAGATGAAGGAAGTTAACGAAGTGATGAACACAGTCAAGGCCTTCGCTGCCGATGACGCACACATCATCTTCGGTGCGGTTTACGACGAGTTGATGGGCGATGCCCTGCGCGTTACCGTGGTAGCTACCGGCCTTGGCCAGGTCGCCGCGGCACGCAACCGTCAAGCAGAAGTGTTTACGCAGCCAGTTCTGGTCCAGGCACAGGCCACGGGTACCCACGATGCTGTCGCTTTCGGTGGCGCCCCGGATTACTCTCATCTGGATGTGCCGGCCGTCGTGCGCAAGCGCAATGTGACCGTCGAGGCACTGGCCAACAGCGGTGTTGATCGTTACGACATTCCGGCTTTCCTGCGCAAGCAGGCGGATTGA
- a CDS encoding D-alanine--D-alanine ligase gives MSDFGKVAVLFGGTSAEREVSLNSGSRVLAALQGQGIDAHAFDPASQPLDALKGYDRAFIALHGRHGEDGTIQGALEVMRIPYTGSGVLASALAMDKFRTKLMWQAAGLAIPEYALLTANSDFADIEEELGLPLFVKPAHEGSSIGITKVKERGALKAAYEIAAQLDPLVIAEKGVLGGEYTVGIIGDEAMPIIKIEPATEWYDYEAKYNRDDTRYLCPCGLPEAKEMEIRKGALEAFRVLGGRGWGRVDFLMDEAGNYYFLEVNTAPGMTDHSLVPMAARVNGMDYPTLVRRVLELAAND, from the coding sequence ATGTCTGATTTTGGCAAAGTCGCCGTCCTGTTTGGTGGAACCTCCGCCGAACGTGAGGTTTCCCTCAACAGTGGTTCGCGCGTGCTTGCGGCGCTGCAAGGGCAGGGCATTGATGCCCATGCCTTCGACCCGGCATCGCAGCCCCTCGATGCACTGAAAGGATATGACCGTGCCTTCATCGCGCTGCACGGCCGCCATGGCGAAGACGGCACCATCCAGGGCGCGCTGGAAGTCATGCGCATTCCCTACACCGGCTCCGGCGTGCTCGCCTCGGCGCTGGCCATGGACAAGTTCCGCACCAAGCTGATGTGGCAGGCTGCCGGCCTGGCTATTCCTGAATACGCGCTGCTCACCGCCAATTCCGACTTCGCCGATATTGAGGAAGAACTCGGCCTGCCGCTCTTCGTCAAGCCGGCCCATGAAGGTTCTTCGATTGGCATCACCAAGGTCAAGGAACGCGGCGCGCTGAAGGCCGCCTACGAAATTGCAGCCCAACTCGATCCGCTGGTCATCGCCGAAAAGGGCGTGCTCGGTGGCGAGTACACGGTCGGCATCATCGGCGACGAAGCGATGCCGATCATCAAGATCGAGCCGGCCACCGAGTGGTACGACTACGAAGCCAAGTACAACCGCGACGACACCCGTTACCTGTGCCCCTGCGGTCTGCCTGAAGCCAAGGAAATGGAAATCCGCAAGGGCGCGCTGGAAGCCTTCCGTGTGCTGGGTGGCCGTGGCTGGGGCCGCGTCGATTTTCTGATGGATGAAGCAGGCAATTACTACTTCCTTGAAGTGAACACGGCACCGGGCATGACCGACCATTCGCTGGTGCCGATGGCGGCCCGTGTCAATGGCATGGATTACCCGACGCTGGTGCGGCGCGTGCTCGAACTGGCCGCCAACGACTGA
- the ftsA gene encoding cell division protein FtsA yields the protein MSRDNKDLVVGLDIGTSKIVALVAEINNEGNLNVIGMGSQDSRGLKKGVVVNIEDTVHTISRVIQEVELMADCKVSNVYTGIAGSHIKSFNSNGMVAIKDKEVTPSDVERVIETARAMPIPADQEILHILTQEFVIDGQDGIREPIGMSGMRLEVKTHIVTGAVSAAQNIVKCVRRCGLEVNDLVLQPLASSFAVLSEDEKDLGVCLIDIGGGTTDIAVWTQGAIRHTSVIPIAGDQITNDIAMALRTPTREAEDIKCKFGCALSQLSDAAKDMEVAGVDDRPSRKLSRRALADVIQPRVEELYELIQNELRRAGFEEVLSSGIVLTGGASVMPGMVELGEEIFHMPVRLGNPKYTGSLADVVQNPRFSTAYGLLLEAQAQRKRGQKIQEKQGFKDVFDGMRSWFAKNF from the coding sequence ATGAGCAGGGACAACAAGGATCTGGTCGTCGGGTTGGACATCGGTACGTCGAAGATCGTCGCGCTGGTGGCCGAAATCAACAACGAGGGCAACCTGAACGTGATCGGCATGGGCTCGCAGGATTCGCGCGGCTTGAAGAAGGGCGTCGTGGTGAACATCGAAGATACGGTGCACACCATTAGCCGCGTCATTCAGGAAGTCGAGCTGATGGCCGACTGCAAGGTGAGCAATGTGTACACGGGCATCGCCGGCAGCCATATCAAAAGCTTCAACTCGAACGGCATGGTGGCGATCAAGGACAAGGAAGTGACGCCGAGCGACGTCGAGCGCGTCATCGAAACCGCCCGCGCCATGCCGATTCCGGCCGATCAGGAAATCCTGCACATCCTGACGCAGGAATTCGTCATCGACGGCCAGGATGGCATCCGCGAGCCGATCGGCATGAGCGGCATGCGGCTTGAAGTGAAGACGCATATCGTGACCGGTGCGGTGTCGGCCGCCCAGAATATCGTCAAGTGCGTTCGGCGTTGCGGTCTGGAAGTGAATGATCTGGTGTTGCAGCCGCTGGCCTCCAGCTTTGCCGTACTGTCTGAAGACGAGAAGGATCTCGGCGTCTGCCTGATCGATATCGGTGGCGGTACCACCGATATCGCCGTCTGGACGCAGGGCGCCATCCGCCACACCTCGGTGATCCCTATCGCCGGCGACCAGATTACCAACGACATTGCCATGGCGTTGCGTACGCCGACCCGTGAAGCCGAGGACATCAAGTGCAAGTTCGGCTGTGCACTGTCTCAACTGTCCGATGCTGCCAAGGACATGGAGGTTGCCGGCGTCGATGATCGCCCGAGTCGCAAGTTGAGCCGTCGTGCCCTGGCCGATGTCATCCAGCCACGGGTCGAGGAGCTCTACGAATTGATCCAGAACGAGTTGCGTCGTGCCGGCTTCGAAGAAGTGCTTTCGTCCGGCATCGTGCTGACCGGCGGCGCCAGCGTCATGCCCGGCATGGTCGAACTGGGCGAGGAAATTTTCCATATGCCGGTTCGCCTCGGTAATCCGAAATATACCGGCAGCTTGGCCGATGTCGTTCAAAACCCACGCTTTTCAACCGCCTATGGCTTGTTGCTCGAAGCGCAGGCGCAACGCAAGCGCGGGCAGAAGATCCAGGAAAAGCAAGGCTTCAAGGATGTTTTTGACGGCATGCGCTCGTGGTTTGCCAAGAATTTTTGA
- a CDS encoding cell division protein FtsQ/DivIB — protein sequence MWNKPHLLNALADLLVLVAAAALLAAGAVWLVRVPALPIKQVMFAEALPHTRRGEVEQVLPASLKGNFFSLNLDVVRASLQTLPWVRKVDVRRIWPDKLEISIEEHKPVARWGEGRSELVNSFGEVFAAQLPEEEGVGLPLLFGPNGTAQEVLTHYGNFVQAFKTVGETPVQVTLSPRLAWQLKLQNGMLVDIGREQTKAPVGVRLQRFIEIYPETVARQAVRPAVVDLRYPNGFAMRVAGEGKGK from the coding sequence ATGTGGAACAAACCGCACCTGCTGAACGCGCTTGCCGACCTGCTGGTACTGGTCGCTGCGGCTGCGTTGCTGGCCGCCGGAGCGGTCTGGCTGGTGCGCGTGCCGGCGTTGCCGATCAAGCAGGTGATGTTTGCCGAGGCGTTGCCGCACACCCGTCGGGGCGAAGTCGAACAGGTCTTGCCGGCCTCGTTGAAGGGCAATTTCTTCAGCCTGAATCTGGATGTCGTTCGCGCCTCGCTGCAAACCTTGCCTTGGGTGCGCAAAGTGGATGTGCGTCGGATCTGGCCGGACAAACTGGAAATCAGTATCGAGGAGCACAAGCCGGTGGCGCGCTGGGGCGAGGGGCGCAGCGAGCTGGTCAACAGCTTCGGCGAGGTTTTCGCGGCACAGTTGCCGGAAGAGGAGGGCGTCGGTTTGCCCTTGCTGTTCGGGCCCAATGGTACTGCGCAGGAAGTGTTGACCCATTACGGCAATTTTGTACAGGCCTTCAAGACCGTCGGCGAGACGCCGGTGCAGGTGACTTTGTCGCCACGTCTGGCTTGGCAATTGAAATTGCAGAACGGCATGTTGGTGGACATCGGTCGCGAGCAGACGAAGGCGCCGGTTGGCGTGCGTCTGCAGCGGTTTATCGAGATTTATCCGGAAACGGTCGCCAGACAGGCGGTACGGCCGGCAGTCGTGGATTTGCGGTATCCGAATGGTTTCGCCATGCGAGTGGCGGGCGAGGGGAAGGGAAAGTAA
- a CDS encoding UDP-N-acetylmuramate--L-alanine ligase, protein MKHKVKNIHFVGVGGSGMSGIAEVLAHLGYGVTGSDIAASATTRRLEGEGVKVMIGHAADNIARADAVVVSTAVKEDNPEVMAARERHIPVVPRAQMLAELMRLKHGIAIAGTHGKTTTTSLVASILAEGGIDPTFVIGGRLNAAGANARLGSGDFLVAEADESDASFLFLSPVISVVTNIDADHMETYGHDFERLKSAFVEFLNRLPFYGVAVLCGDDANVRAIMPRVPKQIITYGLSPNCNFYAENVVAADGQMRFDCVRVNGTTSRLAITLNTPGMHNVLNALAAIAVATEVQVPDAAIVKALAEFKGVGRRFQRYGEVALPAGGSFTLVDDYGHHPVEMAATLAAARGAFPGRRLVLAFQPHRYTRTRDCFEDFVKILSTVDALLLAEIYAAGEAPIVAADGRSMARALRVAGKVEPVFIEDIADMPQTIMDVARDGDVVLCMGAGSIGAVPGKVAGQV, encoded by the coding sequence ATGAAACATAAAGTCAAAAACATCCATTTCGTCGGCGTCGGCGGCTCCGGCATGAGCGGTATTGCCGAAGTGCTGGCCCACCTCGGTTACGGCGTCACTGGCTCGGACATCGCAGCCAGTGCGACGACGCGCCGGCTTGAGGGCGAGGGCGTCAAGGTCATGATCGGCCACGCTGCCGACAACATTGCACGGGCGGATGCCGTGGTCGTGTCGACCGCCGTCAAGGAAGATAATCCGGAGGTGATGGCCGCCCGTGAGCGCCATATTCCGGTCGTGCCGCGTGCCCAGATGTTGGCTGAGCTGATGCGCCTGAAGCACGGTATCGCCATCGCCGGCACCCACGGCAAGACGACGACGACCAGCTTGGTGGCCAGCATTCTGGCCGAAGGCGGTATCGACCCGACTTTCGTTATCGGTGGCCGTTTGAATGCAGCCGGCGCCAACGCGCGACTAGGCAGTGGGGATTTTCTGGTGGCCGAGGCCGATGAGTCCGATGCATCATTCCTCTTCCTGTCCCCGGTCATTTCGGTCGTCACCAATATCGACGCCGACCATATGGAAACCTACGGACATGACTTCGAGCGCCTGAAGAGTGCGTTCGTCGAGTTTTTGAATCGCCTGCCGTTCTATGGTGTAGCCGTGCTCTGCGGTGACGATGCTAACGTCCGCGCCATCATGCCGCGGGTGCCGAAGCAGATCATCACCTACGGCCTGTCGCCGAATTGCAATTTCTACGCCGAAAACGTCGTGGCCGCCGATGGACAGATGCGCTTCGACTGTGTCCGCGTCAATGGCACGACGTCGCGTTTGGCGATCACGCTCAACACGCCGGGCATGCATAACGTACTGAATGCGCTGGCGGCGATAGCCGTGGCGACCGAAGTGCAGGTGCCGGATGCCGCCATCGTCAAGGCGCTGGCCGAATTCAAGGGCGTTGGTCGCCGCTTCCAGCGTTACGGCGAAGTGGCGCTGCCGGCCGGTGGCTCCTTTACGCTGGTCGATGACTATGGCCATCACCCGGTCGAAATGGCGGCCACGCTGGCTGCCGCTCGGGGCGCCTTTCCCGGGCGCCGCCTGGTCCTTGCCTTCCAGCCGCACCGCTATACACGGACGCGCGATTGTTTCGAGGATTTCGTGAAAATCCTGTCCACGGTCGATGCGCTGTTGCTGGCCGAGATCTATGCCGCCGGCGAGGCCCCCATCGTTGCCGCCGACGGCCGCTCAATGGCGCGTGCGCTGCGGGTTGCCGGCAAGGTGGAGCCGGTGTTCATCGAGGATATTGCGGATATGCCGCAAACGATTATGGATGTCGCCCGCGATGGTGACGTGGTGTTGTGCATGGGGGCCGGCTCGATTGGCGCCGTTCCCGGGAAAGTGGCGGGGCAGGTATGA
- a CDS encoding DUF721 domain-containing protein: MEPPMYNGPEHYLDKDAAAGRVMAHARLLLKLSRRFEAVAPAGLRHSAHVANYKLGTVIIHADNGAVAAKIRQLSQRLSDELSKGGTECNGIEVKVQPRQIPSQSMSSTQKPLSGKAIGVLRSATDSLPQGPLRDALDKLLKRAASVE; encoded by the coding sequence ATGGAACCTCCTATGTACAACGGGCCTGAGCACTATCTTGACAAAGACGCCGCCGCCGGCAGGGTCATGGCCCATGCACGACTGTTACTCAAGCTTTCGCGTCGCTTCGAAGCGGTTGCCCCGGCAGGGCTGCGCCACTCGGCTCACGTTGCCAATTACAAGTTGGGTACTGTCATTATCCACGCCGATAACGGCGCGGTCGCCGCCAAGATTCGCCAGTTAAGCCAGCGATTGAGCGACGAGTTATCGAAAGGAGGGACGGAGTGTAACGGCATCGAGGTAAAAGTTCAACCCCGCCAAATCCCTTCCCAATCAATGAGTTCAACTCAGAAGCCTCTATCAGGCAAGGCTATCGGGGTCTTGCGCTCGGCCACTGACAGCTTGCCGCAAGGCCCACTCCGGGATGCACTGGACAAGCTGCTGAAGCGAGCAGCTAGCGTGGAATGA
- the secA gene encoding preprotein translocase subunit SecA, translating to MISGLLKKIFGSRNDRLIKQYSQAVKRINVLEPSMQALSDEALRAKTDEFRQRFAQGETLDALLPEAFAVVREAGVRALGMRHFDVQMIGGMVLHDGKIAEMRTGEGKTLVGTLPAYLNAISGQGVHVITVNDYLATRDSDWMGRLHRFLGLTVGVNLSQMDHEAKQAAYAADITYGTNNEFGFDYLRDNMVYTAGERVQRTLNFAIVDEVDSILIDEARTPLIISGQAEDHTDMYLRMKDVVPNLSRAMEETDEGDYWVDEKGHQVHLSETGYEHAEQLLAEYGLLKEGTSLYDAANITLMHHLNAALRGMTLFHKDQHYVVQNGEVVIVDEFTGRLMTGRRWSDGLHQAVEAKEGVQIQAENQTLASITFQNYFRMYNKLAGMTGTADTEAYEFQQIYGLETVVIPTHRPMVRKDMNDLVYKTVDEKHTAIIADIRECAKRGQPVLVGTTSIEASELLSGLLDKEGLAHNVLNAKQHAREAEIVIEAGRPGVITIATNMAGRGTDIVLGGSIEKASSAIKYDESLPEAERAAKVAEMRAEWQKAHDQVLASGGLHIIGSERHESRRIDNQLRGRAGRQGDAGSSRFYLSLDDPLLRIFAGERLRAIMDKLKMPEGEAIEHPLVTRSLESAQRKVEARNFDIRKQLLEYDDVSNDQRKVIYQQRNELLETDDISETITAMRQSVIADVFRTYVPAESVEEQWDMEGLERALSTELQINAPVAEWFKNEPTLSDEEILERITKEADAAYQAKIDLVGAESFQQFERNVMLQSLDSHWREHLAALDHLRQGIHLRGYAQKNPKQEYKREAFELFEGLLDLVRKEVTKIVFTVQIRTPEDVEETAPHADVHNVQYQHAGLDEVPGDDDEAQPQQPADAGPKVGRNDPCPCGSGKKYKHCHGKLS from the coding sequence ATGATTTCCGGCCTACTCAAAAAGATTTTCGGCAGCCGCAACGACCGGCTGATCAAACAATATTCCCAGGCAGTCAAGCGCATCAACGTGCTTGAGCCGTCCATGCAGGCCTTGAGCGACGAGGCATTACGTGCCAAGACGGACGAGTTTCGTCAACGCTTCGCTCAAGGCGAAACGCTGGATGCCCTGTTGCCGGAAGCTTTCGCCGTTGTTCGTGAAGCTGGCGTGCGAGCGCTGGGCATGCGTCATTTTGATGTCCAGATGATAGGTGGCATGGTGTTGCATGACGGCAAGATTGCCGAAATGCGCACGGGTGAAGGCAAGACACTGGTTGGCACATTGCCGGCGTACCTCAATGCCATTTCCGGCCAAGGGGTCCATGTCATTACGGTCAACGATTATCTAGCGACCCGCGACTCGGACTGGATGGGGCGTCTGCATCGTTTCCTTGGTCTGACCGTCGGTGTCAATTTGTCGCAGATGGACCATGAGGCCAAACAGGCTGCCTACGCGGCCGATATAACCTACGGCACCAACAACGAGTTCGGCTTCGACTATCTGCGCGACAACATGGTCTACACGGCCGGCGAGCGCGTACAGCGCACGCTGAACTTCGCCATCGTGGACGAAGTGGATTCAATCCTGATCGACGAGGCGCGTACGCCGCTGATCATTTCCGGTCAGGCCGAAGATCATACCGATATGTATCTGCGCATGAAGGATGTCGTCCCCAACTTGTCTCGTGCGATGGAGGAAACGGACGAGGGCGACTACTGGGTTGACGAAAAGGGGCATCAGGTTCACCTGTCTGAAACAGGCTATGAGCACGCCGAGCAACTGCTTGCCGAGTATGGCCTCCTCAAGGAGGGCACCAGTCTTTACGATGCTGCCAATATCACGTTGATGCACCATCTGAATGCCGCGCTGCGTGGCATGACGCTGTTCCACAAGGATCAGCATTACGTGGTCCAGAACGGTGAAGTGGTCATTGTTGACGAATTCACCGGTCGACTGATGACGGGGCGTCGCTGGTCCGATGGCCTGCACCAGGCGGTTGAAGCCAAGGAAGGTGTACAGATCCAGGCCGAAAATCAGACGCTGGCCTCGATCACCTTCCAGAATTACTTCCGGATGTACAACAAGCTGGCCGGCATGACTGGCACGGCCGATACCGAAGCCTACGAATTTCAGCAGATCTACGGGCTTGAAACGGTGGTCATTCCGACCCATCGCCCGATGGTTCGCAAGGACATGAACGATCTGGTCTACAAAACGGTAGACGAAAAACATACGGCGATCATTGCCGATATCAGGGAATGCGCCAAACGCGGGCAGCCGGTGCTGGTTGGTACTACCTCCATCGAGGCGTCCGAACTTTTGTCCGGTCTGCTCGATAAGGAAGGCCTTGCGCACAACGTGCTCAATGCCAAGCAGCATGCCCGCGAGGCTGAAATTGTGATTGAGGCCGGGCGCCCGGGCGTTATCACCATCGCCACCAACATGGCTGGTCGCGGCACCGATATTGTTCTCGGTGGCAGTATTGAAAAGGCCTCCTCGGCCATCAAATACGACGAATCGTTACCGGAAGCCGAGCGCGCGGCGAAAGTCGCCGAAATGCGTGCTGAATGGCAGAAAGCACACGACCAGGTTCTCGCCTCCGGCGGTCTGCACATCATCGGCTCCGAGCGCCATGAATCCCGCCGTATCGACAACCAGCTGCGTGGTCGCGCCGGTCGTCAGGGCGACGCTGGTTCGTCTCGCTTCTACCTATCGCTGGACGATCCGCTTCTTCGCATCTTTGCTGGCGAGCGTCTGCGCGCCATCATGGACAAGCTGAAAATGCCGGAAGGCGAAGCGATCGAGCACCCGCTGGTTACCCGTTCGCTGGAGTCCGCGCAGCGCAAGGTTGAGGCGCGCAACTTCGATATCCGAAAGCAGTTGCTTGAATATGATGATGTTTCGAACGACCAGCGCAAGGTAATCTACCAGCAACGTAATGAACTGCTGGAAACGGATGATATTTCCGAGACCATCACTGCCATGCGGCAGAGCGTCATCGCCGACGTATTCCGTACTTATGTGCCGGCTGAGTCAGTTGAAGAACAGTGGGACATGGAAGGGCTGGAGAGAGCATTGTCCACCGAGTTGCAGATCAATGCGCCGGTTGCCGAGTGGTTCAAGAACGAGCCGACGCTGTCTGACGAGGAAATTCTCGAACGCATCACCAAAGAGGCTGATGCCGCTTACCAGGCAAAGATCGATCTGGTCGGCGCCGAGTCCTTCCAGCAGTTCGAGCGCAATGTCATGTTGCAGAGCCTTGATTCCCACTGGCGAGAGCATCTGGCTGCCCTGGATCATCTGCGTCAGGGTATCCATCTGCGTGGCTACGCCCAAAAGAATCCGAAACAGGAATACAAGCGCGAAGCGTTCGAGCTGTTCGAGGGGCTGCTCGACTTGGTACGCAAGGAAGTGACCAAAATCGTCTTCACCGTGCAAATCCGTACGCCGGAAGATGTCGAGGAAACGGCACCGCATGCCGACGTGCACAACGTTCAATATCAGCATGCCGGTCTTGACGAAGTGCCGGGTGATGATGACGAGGCGCAGCCGCAACAGCCTGCAGACGCCGGGCCCAAGGTCGGGCGCAATGACCCGTGTCCCTGCGGGTCAGGCAAAAAATACAAACACTGCCACGGAAAACTTTCCTGA
- a CDS encoding UDP-3-O-acyl-N-acetylglucosamine deacetylase — translation MLKQRTLKTVIRASGVGLHGGVKVNMALRPAAPDTGIVFRRVDLPEPMDIPAKAFMVGDTRMCSCLEKDGVKVGTIEHLMSALAGLGIDNAWIDLDAPEVPILDGSAAPFVFLIQSAGIEEQNAAKKFIRVTKTIEVKDGDKWARFEPYEGYKLAFSIVFNHPAIDKSAQAAEIDFAEQSYVREVARARTFGFMQEVEYLRENGLALGGGLENAIVLDEFRVLNQDGLRYGDEFVKHKILDAIGDLYLLGHPLLAAYSSHKGGHAMNNQLARALLNHQDSWEFATFEQAEYAPSGVTRWLAQVAA, via the coding sequence ATGCTCAAGCAACGCACGTTGAAGACTGTCATTCGCGCCTCCGGCGTCGGCCTGCACGGCGGAGTCAAGGTCAACATGGCCCTGCGCCCGGCAGCCCCGGATACAGGTATTGTCTTCCGTCGTGTTGATCTACCTGAGCCGATGGACATTCCCGCCAAAGCCTTCATGGTGGGCGATACACGCATGTGCTCCTGTCTGGAAAAAGACGGAGTGAAGGTTGGTACCATCGAACACCTGATGTCGGCCCTCGCCGGCCTCGGCATCGACAACGCCTGGATCGATCTAGATGCGCCCGAAGTGCCCATTCTCGATGGTTCGGCTGCGCCGTTTGTTTTTCTGATCCAGTCCGCTGGCATCGAGGAACAGAATGCCGCCAAAAAATTCATTCGCGTGACCAAGACCATCGAAGTCAAGGATGGCGACAAGTGGGCGCGATTCGAGCCTTACGAGGGCTACAAGCTGGCTTTTTCCATTGTTTTCAACCATCCGGCCATCGACAAGTCAGCCCAGGCGGCCGAAATCGATTTTGCTGAACAATCCTACGTTCGCGAAGTGGCGCGCGCCCGGACCTTTGGTTTTATGCAGGAAGTTGAATATCTGCGTGAAAATGGCCTCGCCCTTGGTGGCGGGCTTGAAAATGCCATCGTTCTCGACGAATTTCGTGTCCTGAATCAGGATGGCCTGCGTTATGGCGACGAGTTCGTCAAACACAAGATTCTCGACGCCATCGGCGATCTCTATTTGCTTGGTCATCCGCTGCTGGCTGCTTATTCCTCGCACAAGGGCGGCCACGCAATGAACAATCAACTGGCGCGTGCCCTGCTAAATCACCAGGATTCTTGGGAGTTCGCCACTTTTGAGCAAGCAGAGTATGCGCCGAGCGGTGTGACCCGCTGGCTTGCTCAGGTGGCCGCGTAA